The genomic DNA TCATAACACACTTCGTTTTGTCTGTCAAGGGAGTGAGGCATTCCATTCTATCGGGCAATAGCGAACCTAAACGTCGTTCTTCGAGAGTGCCCCACAGGACTGTCGGACAACCAGCTCGGGGGCCAGCAGTATCTGTTGCTGCGGTGTAGACCTGCCCTTGTGTATCCTTTCCAACAAAAGGGAAGCCGCCTTCCGACCGATCTCGCGCATGGGCTGTGCCACCGTCGTCAAAGGAGGCGAGAAAAACGCACTGGTATCCTGATTGTCAAAGCCAACCACCGAGACGTCATCTGGAACGCGAAAGCCGCGTGTCTGCAAGGCACGGATAACGCCATAAGCCACATCGTCGTTCACCGCAAAGGCACCATCCAATTTTCCGCCCTGTTCGAGGTAGTGGCTGACCGCGTTGTACGCATACTCTTCTTCGGGGAAAATATCAGGCAAACCGGGTCCCAGTTCGATAGTCTGACAGATGTCGCACTCCGCGAGCGCACGCTGGTAACCTGTAAATCGCCCAATGACCGAGGTAGCACGTCGTTCACGTGAACCGTTCGACACGAACACAATCTGTCGCCTGCCCAGTTGCAAAAGGTGTCTGGTCGCTAGGTAACCGCCCAATTCATTGTTTGTGGCGACAAAGTCG from Armatimonadota bacterium includes the following:
- a CDS encoding LacI family transcriptional regulator; translation: MIKPQRADMDTIARKVGVSKTTVYRALHNKGRIHPQTRERILHVAHELGYRPNLVARSLRIQKTSTIGLVVIGLTGWFYSHILEGVDGVAQANQYGVLLACSYGYPDKEREIIQMLLDKRVDGLIVAPADPEENKDFYEELLALQVPIVLIDRYIPGLPIDFVATNNELGGYLATRHLLQLGRRQIVFVSNGSRERRATSVIGRFTGYQRALAECDICQTIELGPGLPDIFPEEEYAYNAVSHYLEQGGKLDGAFAVNDDVAYGVIRALQTRGFRVPDDVSVVGFDNQDTSAFFSPPLTTVAQPMREIGRKAASLLLERIHKGRSTPQQQILLAPELVVRQSCGALSKNDV